DNA sequence from the Juglans microcarpa x Juglans regia isolate MS1-56 chromosome 5S, Jm3101_v1.0, whole genome shotgun sequence genome:
AGCATTATTTTAATTGGAATGACAGCGTTTCAATTCAAAGAACTTGTTACAACGATATTTTGTCACCGTAATAAGTTCCAAAATTCTAAACCTAGGTTAAATATTGCAGATCACTAATAGTGCCGCACACTACTCATTATATACTTCTTATTCCATTTGCAGAGAAAGCTAAGGTATTGAGTggcttttttcttcaaaatttcaaagagagagagaggtaatcACACTTGGGTTAGAGAGAGAtaaagagtgagagagatagagatagagtaAGTCAAATTGAAGGAGAGTTGGAGAAAGGATTGCGCATGAATTTTTCCAAGAGACAATAttggtaaatatatatatatatatgcaccttTTACTCATGTTCTTCACTgaaaattttagatatttactaattttattttatcccCTAAATGTGGTATAggtattttgttgtttattgcaTTGCTTGGAATTGCATTGAAGgtaaaatttatgatttctACTTATTATAATCTATATCTATGTTGTTCGTTTGTATTGTCCATGATTTGTGAGGTTGTATTTATGAATAATCACTGTATTTTGAAGAGTATATTTGTCGATGTTGTTCTGCGTTGAGTCTAGAAATGGGATTGCAatcgttcgaacaatatttgtTACCATTCGAATGTTCATTCTGCGTTTGAATGTACATTATATACGTTTGAATGTGAATTTCCATTACAGAGTACATAGATTGCTCTAATTAAATTactaatgaaattttaaaaatgtattttaaatcaTCATACAATTGAACATCATAATAATAAACCTAATGAgagtataattaatacttaaaaacatAATAGACAATAGGAAGTTAAATATCACAATAGAACAACATAATAGTAAACTATAATTAATTCTTAAAAACATGTACTCCAGTGAGTAAatacactaataaaaaatatttggttaGAAGTTGTTAACATAATGAGAgtaatacttaacaaaatacttaatataaaatagacatatacaaaatctaataatttaaaatttaaaatcataatgcacaattgattagatttaagaaaatcataatgcacaattgattagatttaacaaaaaaaaaaaataccagaaCTATAAAATTATCTTCTGTTTGATATATTCTCGTATCCTGAATTGTTGTTTTGTATTACTCTCGTGTATTTTATGTTGCATcgaaataaaccttagacccattcgagagttatcaatcccATTGAACAGTTGATTGAGAACTCTTTAATTTTCCAGAGTgaacagtttgggattgtaagatcattatCGCAAACTATCCAGGTGTATTTGTTCACTTCCGACACTATGGTTTTGGTAGAGTCATCCCCTGTTGTTATCCGAATATGCAATTTCAGTGATGGTACATTGACGTGTTACTCGTCTGTAAATTTGAGTATTATGCAAGAATAATTCAtgattactaaaaaaaatcaatttccatGAATTCTCCTTAATTCTAGGTTATACTAGGATTGCACATCATCTTCATGTGGAAGAACGAGATGgaggaaataataataataattgttacCTAAATTAAcctaatattaaaaataaagtaaagttggaaaaaacctaaaaatcataaaattaaaagagagggTGGCCACCTTAGGCCCCTGGTCTGGGCCGCCCTGATTTTATCACTtccagctatatatatatatatatatatatatatatatatatatatatatatggggctTTCATTGATCAAGAAAGACTAGATGAaggtatgttattttataaaactttttttacaaattttaacaAATGAGAATGCTTTTCAATTTTGGCAGGTGCTTAGATATCatgttatctattttattttatttttttttgttattattttattttattttattattttttgccaTTTTCTCTGTATGCTGGTTTGCAAATGACGAGCACAATAATGATATCCTATATATATCCTATATATAAGCACAAAGGTTTATACTTGAATAAATAGAGAAAGCCTCACTCAGTAATTCACTCCCcccttttcttcatttttcttatctACTAATGTCATTGTCaatataaataaagtcttcGAAAATCCTCTATTgactttatttttggttttgtcaTAGCTAGTTGTTGGGCATAAAACTTTAGAATAAATTATGAGTTCATTCCCAAATTTTGGGGGATGGAAAATGACTTATATGCACATATAAATGATATGAGTTCATTcccaaattttgaaaaaaaaaaaaagaaaaaaaaaagccacattCATTGTCTAAGCTATCAGGCCAAACTCGAGTCTTAGAGATGCTCTGGCTAAATTCTTGAAGATAATCTAGTAGATATGAATATTCACATGCACGGAATTCACATATCATGTTAATACTACGATACACTAgtgaatgagatgagatgcgaaTTTGtcaatagtagtaagatgggaTGTTTTAAgatgtttgaaagtgtttgtgttttaaGATGTtttggaatgagatgagatgagatgagatgggatgagaatgatttccaaacatcccttttaaatttaaatatgtaGTATGCATTTACACGGCTTTACACTTGAAAGGAAGCCTCGCTatgcattaattattaaatatgacAGTTATGTAACGTTTAAGCGTGACCATATATACTGGCCATTTTGGTTCTAAAACACTGAAAAGTACATGCCCAATCACAGTAGGGACTTAATCAGGAATCCATTGACCAAGGTTCTAGATTATTGTCAAGCTTTTCTCTTGGTCTAAAACATATgttcaaatttaaaactttgtttCAAAATTGCATTTAGATACCTCCAGCATCCAGTAGCAAgcttattaattaatgaataacTTATCCAATTACCCATGGTTAACGTCGTGGTTTTTACTTGTTTGTAAATGAATCCTCCAACTTCAAAGTTTTCACATTAGTCTCCATAGGAAACCTATAATATGaatctatattatatttttcatgtatcCTCGAAAATGCattgttttaattttgtaaagGACCTCTTTCGATGAGAAAAACTCGCAAATATATTTCTTTGCAATATGAGACTTTTTCGCGCGATCATAGCTAGCCGCAAAAACTTATTTCTGTCGCTAGATGTGACAATAAATGTGTGCTTCTCGCTAGAAAAATTGCCGCAAAAATTCCTCCCCGCAATAATTAACGATAGCTTAACATCTTTTGCTGTCAAATTTGATCCTTTATTGGCAAAAAATAATTGCCAAAAAAGGGTCAGAAATTGGTTTTCATGGCTCAACTATTGCAATATATGACATACCGACGATAGAAAAATGGCAAAAATATGTATTTGCAGTGAATACATGGACTTTTCCGACGACTTATTGTGGttgaaaaaacatttttcatgtagtcgtttgaatatttcaaattttacgatgcaataatatattttcaacttttcacaCAAACAGTAGCTGATAGCTTCTTTTTATTTAAGGCACTTAGGAGTGGAGTTTTACAAAACGAATAGCATCATCATACTcgtagaaatatttaaaattttatggtgTAACAAAAAGTTCCGAAATTTTTGGGTTAATAGAAACACTCGGGAAAGCGACGCGTGGCATCCGGTTCAAATAGTTATCAAATCGCCGAGTAGAATGTGGAAATCCACTTATAATCACTAGGATTGCTTTTTGGTTGGGCACATGGCACTATCCTAGCCAGTCATATGATAGGTTTAGGTCACTGATCACATGGAGGACAAAAGCGAAGGCTATGAAGGATAAATCAAGCCATGTGATCATGCTATTTATGCCAAATACTATTGCATTCAAccaaaatactattttatcAACCAAAAATGGAGTTTCAACCCTAATAAAAACCCAAATCTTTGAGAGTCAACCGAAACCTTAAACTtggtttccaaaccctaaagcaCCCGGTTTTGTTCAAGtctttaatcacttgattaaatcactttcatatgctattaaccactcaagTATACACCATTACACCTTCATACACTCTCTTACACCTTCGTAATTACATTTgaccaagaaaaaaattgatttagaCTTAACCCTAACCAAAACCCTTAATGAAATTTCATTGAAACCACAAATTCAGCCGACTTGGTTAAGCTCATTGCTGGCCCACTAAAACCACCACCTAGCCCAAGACTCTTAAACAAGCTTCTTCCTCCATCCAAGGCTGCCCTATGACTGACATTGCACCTTATGGCTAGCCTCAAATAGTGGCGTGATGGCAATCAAAAAAGATACACAAAGCAGTCCATCCATTTGGCCAAACAAGTAGCTGGAAATCAGCTACTGTGCAGTCCATTTTCCTTCATCATTTCGGCTGGCACCCTCACATCACTTGGTCATTCCACCACCCACCATGTCAGCCCCTCCTTATACCCGCTTCCCTCACCATTGCATTGCACACTCAAACACTTTTTAGACACTTTTCTAGAGAGAAACTGAGAGAAAGTTGAGAGAGTTTTTTGGGAAGTGGTGTTTGCTTCATTCCAACACTTTGCAATATTTTTCTATGGCTCAATAttcttgtattttgttttattttgagtCTAGTTTACGTGGGTATATGTTGGGAAGTTTTTCATGGAGTTTTGATGATGATGCAAAGGTCTCAGTCGTGATAGTTTTGATGTTGGTCTGAGACTTTTGCTTCTCTTTCTagtgatgttttagttatagGCGTGCATGTggtattttgtatattattattaaaataaaatgcttCTGAAAATACCACTGTCATATTTCTGAGTACCGTCTGTTTCTACATTTTGTAGTTGTCTATTTCTACTATAGATTCGCTGCTTACTAACTTGTTATTATAGGGGTGTCAATCGTGTTAATGGGttgtgttcgtgtcgtgtcaaggtAAGTACATTACACTTAATGGGTTAACACGAACACAACCCGTTAAGGATTTTGTGTCAAAATTCTAAACCCGAACACGACACAGTAAGATAACGGGTTGatatgacacgacccgttaataaataagaaataaattgaccCGACCCGACTCGTTCCGTTTCAAGTttacgttaatgggttgaacagacacGATACggcacgacacgacccgtttgacctgatttattttatataaatatttaaatataaaaaatatctataaaaaataaaaaagctaacTACATGTCTagaattacaatccaaacaaatatgatccacacaatttgtaataatattcattattaaaatttcatcccaaatataataaacaaaacatcaTGTCTTGCTCGTACCAGCTCACCAGCAAGTTCATATAATGATTCATCAAGTGTTGCTAGCAGAAGGTTTAACAATCTTTGTCACAAATAAATCTTAAagcaaaataatgaataaaagaggaaaacaaacattgaaaataaaactgaaataaaatttaatcaGATACTAGTCTCTACCTATAATAAGTGTAAAGCATAGTACTGACTAATAGCAGGGCCATCAAGTTTAGCAATTACTTGCAATGTTCAAGACAAAATGAATTGATAAAATGACAGTGATAAGTGGAAACTTTCATATATACATTTAGTAGATCCACTCACCAGATTCTTTTTGTAAGTAAGATAATATCAAAAAAGCCAAAAGCCTCATGAAAGTACACCGGGCACAAGATACTTTTATAGTTCCTCTAACTAGATTATGCAATGTTTTACATTGGGTGCTTATATTTTTACATCTTATGCATAGCCTTCTAACCACAACAGAAGTAAGAGGTTTTAAAATACCTCTTAAAAGgctttcctttcctttgtaGCTGCTCACAAAAGTATATTCCAGAggtatctaaaaaaaatatcaataataaatcAATTCCATAACAATCAATGTTAGAAGAGCTTCCCCACTTGACAcatcaaaatttcaaatgaaagaaattacTTAGGACgaaagaaatttcaaaatttccatCAACAGAGACTCACAGCTCCTCTCCACAATATATTACTGATATCAGAACGAAAGGCCTGCCTCAGAAACTAAATATCCAGTAAATCAACATAATAGCTCTCAATCAAACATAGCAACTAAAAATTGTGGAGAGGAGGTGCCAATTCAGGCAAGATTTTGGGGAAACAAAATGCTACACTTACACTTTAATTGATAGATTCTTCAAATCCTAATGATTGATTATCATGCATACTTTCATCATGTATCACTTAGGTAGAAGCATGTAAAAGACTAAGAAATAGATTGAACCAATTGAGATTAAATAGTAGATAGAGAAACCCGACAGAAAATGAACCAAGAAAAAGTAAACCCccaaaaaaacataagaaacgATTTATGGGTTGAAGAGGGGCGGCGCAACTGTGAGAAGAGATTCTTATTTCTGAGAGGATTTGAGAAAAAAAGGCCCAGTGAAGTATCTTAAAGATCTGCTTGGATCAGTAAACTAGTAAACTCCAAAGCTCCCCATCCctctttcaaaatttaaaatctcataaactaaaaaaagaaaagaagagaagagaaagaaattcgATCACCTTTGGGCTTTGTGTGGCAGAGCCGTGGGTCACGGGGTACTAGGTTGAAGTCGATGAGGGGCGGCGTGGAGGGGCAGCATGAGATCAGAACTGAGGGGAGAGAGAGTCGTTGTGGGGCCATGGGTTGAAGACGAAGAGACGAGGGGGATGCGACATGACtgtgaggaaaagaaaagttaGAAAACTGAGGGGGGGTGGCATGGGATAGgtagtttatgattttttgaattttaggtgtaacgccccaaacccgggtggcttggagaattactacctgtcactcataaacatgtctcccaacacatccaaaggataatctccaacaacttcataatgaaaatcaatctcaaatcttctcaataatctcattacaaactccacacaatctttaatgcaataataataaatcaaagggggtccataacttcccgatagtcataacaaaccaactaaatatttcataaatcctactaaactcaagacataaataaaacccaaagataataaaactaagaacaccagaagtccttcttctaccaacatctcctcagctttagacacaaagagcattctaatccaggtcctcatttggactcaccacatcatctgaaaaaaatattataatgaatagggggtgagtcatcaacaactcagtaagcagaaatcatatgctagcgtgcaaacatgagcatttatcaaggagagtatgcagaacaaaatatttttccagagttatcatgcagaacagaacatattttcaaaataacaaagcgatggttttaaaacaaataaaacccatggtactttggcataacataaactgagtatcatcatcaaatcaaaacagagcatcaaacagagcagagaccatgtttcacccccgtggtagggttgtgctaaccccggtggccaaaccaggcagagacagaggtgaaatctttcctttattcttctcggagccccgagtgtgcacacaggaaagaccacaataaaaccactttgtttccaaagtgggtgcactcagagacagagaagttggtaccaacccaaacagagcagagcataacagagcagagcagagcaaagcagagacagaatcagatacgaaaaccagtacaccatgccaaaggttttcagatgttataacaaaataatacagagtaccaaaacagaatcagacggttacacacgctgaacacaaaagccagaacctctttctaaaaaaatgcacaacttttcatatcctcaatatcgctcttttccagatttcagaaaccacatgacagaatttagctcatgtctacacaatgcatgccaaaacataattttttttcctttttcacacagatttcatgaataatgcagatgagtgaccgaggttgatctttattttcacaagttcccaacataacacaaaatatgcaagtttttcataaaaacagCCTCAgccttattaacttgtataaaacctagcataggaaccccacttacctgactcctgcagcgtattatctatgacttggatacggtctctatccgtctcgccacctattcataagataatataaactaaatattaaaatccaacaatacacaattggtcttaaacaactcaagactcaaactctagaccataattcaacgagtttaatcaaacttaactagccaaataacaatccggacagcccacccttcgacccaaaatattctatactaaactcagtatgtTGGTTATAAGTGAAGACTGATTTGGAcctaaaaaaatgtttgctgaaagttggcttgacagttggctcgagccaagttcgctcgacagtctgctcgagcgaagtacgcagattttgccaacaaaccagtttacactacacaaagcactcttctttccattcccaactccataacataaagtataaactaacacttccaaatattttctccaccaccagtccaacaattccactacaatgaaacttcaaataatccaaacctaggacaaaacaccaacccgaaatactcaccacgcaacaaccagaaaactcacaaaaactactcaaactcacagccaaaacagatattgcatcaaaaagaagataaaccaaacccaaaactaagaagcagaaatcgcacggttacagaaggagaaaccgatacttggatgagaaagaaacccttaccaatcgaaaatggaggggatgcgaattgatgcccgtgagttgcagacggaaaccaaaatgcagaaatggagggaaaacagagtatagcagacggcaacactcgggaaaccagaagcaacgcagcaacagaaatccacgtgaggaggtctagggcatgggattcggaaactcaaactaatgccaacaacaggaaataaagatgaaaccgaaaagaaaagagagacgtgcgcgagagagatgcgggagaaactgaaactgaaacagagaaatgcggaaagaaacggaagttgaaggagaaaacactcacctcaaaaacgACGCCGCTTGGTGGTCTCACTAAGCACtgaaatggctgggccattttcacgcACGGTTCCAAGCCACTTTGACAAAGAAACTGGGCCTTACATCCTCCTCCCCTTACAagaattccgtcctcggaattttttttacaagctaTAATAATTTCCTTCGAACAAGTGAGGATACTTtactctcatctcttcctcgaattcccaagatgcttcattgatagcatgattattccacaatACTTTAACCAAAGCAATAGTTCGATTCCGCAATACTTGCTCTTTCCTGTCCAGAATCCGCAATGGTTCCTCGGTGTAGGTCATGTCCTCTTGAATCTGCAAGGGTTCATGATCTATGATGTGAGTGGGGTCATGGATGTACTTCCTCAACATGGACACATGGAACACGTTATGTACTCCCGAGAACGCCGGTGGTAGAGCCACCCTGTACGCCACCGGTCCAAaccgatcaagaatctcaaacggCCCAATGTATCTAGGACTCAACTTACCTTTCTTTccgaatctcataactcctttcattggTGAAATTCTCAAGAAAACCTTATCTCCCATCGCAAATTCTAACTGACGGCGGCGTTTATCTGCATAGCTCTTCTGTCgactttgagctgctttcattctagcccgaatgatatctatcttttcggtggtctgctgaataactctggccctagaagtttcctttcacctacttcatcccaatacaatggagacctacatctcctgccatacaaaacctcgtaaggtgccatcccaatgctagcctggaagctattattatatgcaaactcaaccaatggtaaatgttgcatccaagatcccttgaaatccatcaagcatgccctcaacatgtcttctaaaatctgaatagttctttctgactgCCCATTTGTCTGAGGATGAAAAGCGGTACTGAAACTTAGCTgagtacccattgcctcctgTAAGCTTTGCCAGAACTTCGAGGTAAAGTGAggatctctatccgacacaatggataccggtactccatgcaacctcactatctcccgcaCATACAGTTCAACTAGTTTCtctagtttataagaaactttaatgggcacaaaacgGGCGGTCTTCGATAAAcgatccacgatcacccatatagcatcttgccCGCTTACGGTCCTTGGTAGACCTGtcacaaaatccatggagatatgttcccatttccactctggaatctgaAGTGGCTGTAATAATCCTGCAGGTGTCTGATGTTCCGCCTTCACTTGTTGGCAGGTCAGGCATTGTTCTACGAATTTAGCAATTTCCCTTTTcatgccattccaccaaaaggactctctcaaatcccgatacatcttggtactccctgggtgaacAGTATACAAAGAACGGTGTGCCTCCTCAAGAATCAacctttttagttcatcatcagcaggtatgcatactctactcctaaacctcaaaactccatccttggaaatacaaaaatcaggtttgtccccgtttccgatctcttcccttagcttcaccaactctgagtccactttctgagcatctttgattctatctatcaaagCAGGTTGAACCACTAAACTGGCCATGACAGCACTTGTATCACTAGAAAAGACTTCAATACCGGCTCTTTCTAAATCCATCAGCAACCTATGCTGAGTGGTAATAGCTGCAATTGTCGGTCCCACTGACTTCCTACTTAGAGcgtcggctacaacattagctttgcctgggtgataattaatggtgcaatcataatccttgatcaactcaagccacctcctttgtctcatgtttaattctttttgggtaaagaaatacttcaaactcttgtgatccgtataAATTTCACACTTTTCTCCATATAAGTAATGTCTCCAaagcttaagtgcaaaaatgactgccgcgagttccagatcatgagtgggataattctgctcatacacttttagttggcgtgaggcataagctataaccttcccatgttgcatcaatacacaccccaaaccaagcctagaAGCATCGCTATAGACAACAAATCCGCCTCTAGCTGTGGGAACTGTTAACACTGGGGCTGACACTAATCTCTGTTTCAACTcttggaagctttcttcacactttgctgtccattcaaacttattatttttcctggtgaGTGCAGTGAGAGGGACTGCTATCTTGGAAAACCCATCAATGAATCGACGGTAATACCCCGCCAATCCCAAAAAgcttctaacctcatgaacattcctcggtgccgaccaattaaccacggcttccacttttcctgggtccactgaaataccatccttcgaaactacatgccccagaaacgtgattgaatcaagccaaaattcacacttcttcaacttagcaaacaaCTGCTTGtctctgagtgtcccaagtaccaacttcaaatgttcttcatgctcgatctcgcttttggagtatatcagtatatcatcaataaagacaaccacaaacttatccaaaaactcatggaacaccctgttcatcaagtccataaatacggctggggcgttagtcaggccaaaaggcatgaccaaaaactcataatggccataacggGTTCTGAACGCCGTCTTAGCCACGTCTTCAGCTCTGATCTTCAACTGGTGGTAACctgatcgaagatcaatctttgaaaatacttgagcaccctgaagctgatcaaacaaatcttctatacggggtagcgggtacttattctttatggtcacccgattaagttccctataatcgatacacattctcatcgatccatccttcttcttcacaaaaagaattggagctccccaaggtgagacactgggcctgatgataacaaatcttgcaactgctCTTTGAGTTCCGCTAATTCAGATGgcgccatgcgataaggtgctttcgaaAGGGGTGCCGTGCCTGGAACTaactcaatagcaaactctacctcccgctcgGGTGGAAGTCCCGATAAATCTTCAGGGAAGACCTCTGGATAATCTCTCACAACAGGTATCTGTTCCAACATCACTTCCCCCTTTGGTGCTTCTACCACACAGGCTAggaatccctgacaaccatcaTGCAACAGTTTTCCAACCTGAATGGCAGAAATGATGGGTGGAGTCAACCTCACTTTTGACCCTGTGAACCGAAATTCACCTTCATCAGGGGGTCTGaaaaccacttcctttttaGCACAATCAATACTGGCGTGATAGGAAGccagccaatccatacccaaaattacatcaaacccaACCATGTGGAAAACTATTAAATCTGCTGGCATCAGTCTTCCCTCTATAGAAAGAGGGCATCCAGGTAAAATCTCACTACAGACTACAgaatttcctgttggggtcGCAACCACTAACTTGTTGCTCAACCTTTCAGTAtctaaagtgcaaaatctagagtacgccgtggaaacaaaagaatgtgtcgctcccgagtcaaataacacaaaagcattattagaaaacagagaaagagtacctgtgatcacattcaaactcatccatgaaccaagaatattcaaagtcttaaccagaatcaatcaaagaaaagaaaataatagaaactatAAATCCTTGAAGTAAAACCAAAGAGTCATACCAGTGATCACGTCATTCCTACCCTCAACTTCTCTAGGTGTTAGTGCAAAGACTCGAGCAGGCGCAGTAGGACGTTGATTGCTGCCCCGGGCCGATACTTCATTCCTCTGAGGTGGCGGTATGAATGTCTGGTTGCTCCTATTTTGCATTGGGCAATCCCTGATGTAGTGTCCTGTTTTGCCACAACGAAAACACAATCCCGCCCCTTTTCTGCACTCTCCGGAGTGCACTTGATTGCATGTCCTACACTGGTAGGGCTGTTGATTACTCTGAACCAGCCTTTTTCCCGAACTACTaccttcattcctctttttccataGTCCCTGATCCATGCCAGACTGGTACCCAGTAGGAGTAGTCCTTTTCCTCTGTTCATGCATTGCAACGCTTCTTTGAAGGGTTCTTTCAAAAACTGTTGCTTTATCCACCAATTCTGAGAAGTTCCGAATCTG
Encoded proteins:
- the LOC121267148 gene encoding uncharacterized protein LOC121267148, coding for MKAAQSRQKSYADKRRRQLEFAMGDKVFLRISPMKGVMRFGKKGKLSPRYIGPFEILDRFGPVAYRVALPPAFSGVHNVFHVSMLRKYIHDPTHIIDHEPLQIQEDMTYTEEPLRILDRKEQVLRNRTIALVKVLWNNHAINEASWEFEEEMRVKYPHLFEGNYYSL